The Cytophagales bacterium genome includes the window GAAACACGCCTGGAGCTTTTTAAGCTTGATATTCAGGAAGGGCTGGCAAAAATTTTAGCTAACCTGGCCTTTTTTTCGATACTTTTGCTGCTGATATTGATTGTGTTGATATTTATCAGCATGTCGGTTAGTTTTTATTTAAATAAAGCGCTGGATAGCAGCTTTTGGGGATTTGGCATAGTTGCTTCGTTTTACCTGTTGTTACTTATTTTGTTCACTTTGTTTTCAAAGAAAAACATAGAGGTTATCACATCACATATTCAAAAGATCATTGATAAAAATTTAAGCAACAATCAAAATAATGACAAACCAAAAAACAATTAAGAAAAAGAAAGTGCTCCATGTTACGTCTGATCAATACAAAAAAGCAATAAGATCTGATATAGAGGG containing:
- a CDS encoding phage holin family protein is translated as MGSKNPIFELLQVDKLIENISGYIETRLELFKLDIQEGLAKILANLAFFSILLLLILIVLIFISMSVSFYLNKALDSSFWGFGIVASFYLLLLILFTLFSKKNIEVITSHIQKIIDKNLSNNQNNDKPKNN